The proteins below come from a single Larimichthys crocea isolate SSNF chromosome XIV, L_crocea_2.0, whole genome shotgun sequence genomic window:
- the s1pr1 gene encoding sphingosine 1-phosphate receptor 1: MAEPSYSDLIDKHYNYTGKFRKTQQDSGLKADSVVFIIVCCFIILENILVLTTIWRTKKFHKPMYYFIGNLALSDLLAGVVYTANILLSGANTYKLTPTQWFFREGSMFVALAASVFSLLAIAIERHLTMLKMKLHNNGNTCRVFLLISTVWMIAAVLGGLPVMGWNCIQNMAQCSTVLPLYHKTYILFCTTVFSIILMAIVVLYARIYVLVRTRSRKLVFRKVSNGRTNAGTNIKSSEKSMALLKTVIIVLSCFIACWAPLFILLLLDVACETLTCPILYKAEWFLALAVLNSAMNPLIYTLTSNEMRRAFLKTLLCCTACLRPNTKFAGPNVGAEFSRSKSDNSSHPNKEEAEYSPRETTVASSVNVTSSS, from the coding sequence ATGGCTGAGCCCAGCTACTCCGACCTGATCGACAAACACTACAACTACACCGGCAAGTTCCGGAAGACACAGCAGGACTCGGGCCTGAAGGCCGACTCAGTGGTCTTCATAATTGTGTGCTGCTTCATCATCCTGGAGAACATCCTGGTCCTGACCACCATCTGGAGGACCAAGAAGTTCCACAAGCCCATGTATTACTTCATTGGGAACCTGGCGCTGTCCGACCTGCTGGCCGGCGTTGTCTACACTGCCAACATCCTGCTGTCGGGCGCCAACACCTACAAGCTGACGCCCACGCAGTGGTTCTTCAGAGAGGGCAGCATGTTCGTGGCTTTGGCGGCGTCGGTCTTCAGCTTGCTCGCCATTGCCATCGAGCGACACCTGACCATGCTGAAGATGAAGCTGCACAATAATGGCAACACCTGCCGCGTTTTCCTGCTCATCAGCACTGTGTGGATGATCGCGGCAGTGCTAGGCGGCCTGCCAGTGATGGGCTGGAACTGCATCCAGAACATGGCGCAGTGCTCCACCGTGCTGCCGCTCTACCACAAGACCTACATCCTGTTCTGTACCACTGTCTTCAGCATCATCCTCATGGCCATCGTGGTGCTCTACGCTCGTATCTACGTGCTGGTGCGCACTCGCAGCCGCAAACTCGTCTTCAGGAAGGTGTCCAACGGCCGCACTAACGCCGGCACCAACATCAAGAGCTCGGAGAAGTCAATGGCGCTGCTGAAGACTGTCATCATCGTCCTGAGCTGCTTCATCGCCTGCTGGGCGCCACTCTTCATCCTCCTGTTGCTGGACGTGGCCTGCGAGACGCTGACCTGCCCGATCCTCTACAAGGCCGAGTGGTTCCTGGCGCTCGCCGTCCTCAACTCTGCCATGAACCCGCTCATCTACACACTGACCAGCAACGAGATGCGCCGCGCCTTCCTCAAGACGCTGCTGTGCTGCACCGCCTGCCTCCGGCCAAACACCAAGTTCGCGGGGCCGAATGTGGGGGCAGAGTTCAGCCGCAGCAAGTCAGATAACTCCTCCCACCCCAACAAGGAGGAGGCGGAGTACTCTCCGAGGGAGACGACAGTGGCATCCTCTGTCAACGTCACCTCGTCGTCCTAA